In the genome of Leptospira inadai serovar Lyme str. 10, one region contains:
- a CDS encoding ATP-binding protein gives MNSHKEKVYLFRNDFDELAKVRNEIRSFLGEDCPDLIKGRIVFCLDEAVTNVIEHGLPENEKSTIELKMRKNKGSWRFSVTDEGIFFDPTKVKSESWKELYESGADGGFGLRSIKKIMIVRYQRLKNPPRNRLTLIHTRERND, from the coding sequence ATGAATTCCCACAAGGAAAAGGTTTATCTATTCCGCAACGACTTTGACGAGTTGGCCAAAGTCAGGAATGAAATACGTTCTTTTTTGGGGGAAGATTGTCCCGATCTGATAAAGGGGCGAATCGTATTTTGTCTGGACGAAGCGGTCACGAACGTTATCGAGCACGGATTGCCGGAAAACGAAAAATCCACGATCGAATTGAAAATGAGAAAGAATAAGGGTAGTTGGCGATTTTCGGTCACCGACGAAGGCATTTTCTTCGATCCGACAAAAGTGAAAAGCGAATCTTGGAAGGAACTCTACGAGAGCGGAGCAGACGGAGGGTTCGGTCTACGTTCAATCAAAAAAATTATGATCGTCAGATACCAACGTCTAAAGAATCCGCCCCGAAACAGACTTACCCTAATTCATACGAGAGAAAGAAATGATTAA
- a CDS encoding SpoIIE family protein phosphatase: MIKNKILRKILPGIRAKLSFFTAILVISILAFTSAVHYSQQKKALEEKLNSELKAPLEYVNTVVLDLENLSRSMILIEEFKIRVKEKKKELSKFKRTVVQKEAGFLGALKSFGQSIGLNVKRGNVYRSVDTYFTRYLSEKEIKEFETNVRNELRKETGAPIDAPVYDKIRSVAEKTALARLSAENARSRIDEIEDEIKNIEVELLKPDLDPKKKKTFSSDKEKLEKERKTAERSIPDSEKKAAAGETSLAKALQNFFRGSYKDGISSLGLLPDKIRILAYDRVGKQTLDTGLLFLQSSGTAKKLLSLPEFEQSRASLFGETDVLETIRNKSEPEAYEVGGRQYEVVFRPVFRNPNTAERSRALAEEVANRASQWREYLEEDRKLSSEFAELAQKLKTRITELRKDGKAKPAADSEFRTLTANYRKLLKKRETKLEELQPYVTTFQKAQKRWREEKKSLEEKAAATSKEILEWEKKLKLPLKQGDIKESPEEIQENVRQLEAQAEEVRDSLIRLESSKDDWSLAEDHRSEDAFYGLREAALDDFTFLPFKAGSAAIRRYYKDPEERKNVRAKWKLLREWILAGSSETELPNASRNKASVADSGILIRSRSEAEEVMWALDSSPLVASKESAGKGVVYDLLRKNLLGYNLILIDRTEGARQIRDNRDELIRYTAIIGAIAILLAYGLAWFVVRRIRIISRKAEEIGEGNLKVEFPPAGYDEIGILSESLNDMVHGLEEREEMRGELLAGEEIQKRLLPEKLPTSLNDFVEFGAFYKAMAGVGGDYYDFIELGQNKIAFCIGDVSNHGVGPAIVMALFRAQIRSILRRGERDLKKILLEMNSQLYDDTPDHIFVTFFLGFFDSTSSKVEYISAGHVKPLFYDASEKKLHELPAGGLPIGMDENSFFETTIERRVLTLDSGDIFFEYTDGLDEARNPEGSMYGRERLAKLLFTNGEKRPAELIKVVVGDLEVHTKQELGKPGISQLSDDIAMIAVRKR, encoded by the coding sequence ATGATTAAGAATAAGATTTTAAGAAAGATACTTCCGGGAATTAGAGCAAAGCTTTCGTTTTTCACGGCTATTTTAGTCATTTCTATACTGGCATTCACTTCCGCTGTTCATTATTCTCAGCAAAAAAAAGCCCTCGAAGAGAAGCTTAATTCGGAACTAAAAGCTCCATTAGAATATGTGAATACTGTAGTTTTGGATCTTGAAAATCTAAGCCGGAGCATGATTTTAATCGAGGAATTCAAAATTCGCGTTAAAGAAAAGAAAAAAGAACTGAGTAAATTCAAAAGAACCGTCGTTCAAAAGGAGGCGGGTTTTTTAGGGGCGCTCAAATCGTTCGGGCAGTCTATCGGATTGAACGTCAAACGAGGAAACGTATATCGATCGGTCGATACTTACTTTACGAGATATTTATCCGAAAAGGAAATTAAGGAATTCGAGACGAATGTTCGTAATGAACTGCGGAAAGAAACCGGAGCGCCGATCGACGCTCCGGTTTACGATAAAATACGTTCCGTTGCGGAGAAGACCGCTCTCGCAAGACTCTCTGCGGAAAATGCCCGTTCGCGAATCGACGAAATCGAAGATGAGATTAAGAATATCGAGGTCGAATTATTAAAGCCGGATTTAGATCCGAAGAAAAAGAAAACATTCTCGTCCGATAAGGAAAAACTGGAGAAGGAGCGCAAGACTGCGGAACGATCCATCCCGGACTCGGAAAAAAAAGCGGCCGCCGGGGAAACTAGTTTAGCGAAGGCATTGCAGAACTTTTTTCGAGGATCTTATAAAGACGGAATTTCTTCCCTCGGTTTGTTGCCGGATAAGATTCGCATCCTAGCTTACGATAGAGTCGGCAAACAAACTTTGGATACCGGGTTGTTATTTTTACAATCATCAGGTACGGCTAAAAAACTTTTAAGTTTGCCCGAATTCGAACAAAGTCGTGCCTCGCTATTCGGCGAAACCGACGTATTGGAAACGATTCGAAATAAATCGGAACCGGAAGCATACGAAGTCGGCGGACGCCAATACGAGGTGGTGTTTCGCCCAGTATTCAGAAATCCTAATACAGCAGAGAGGTCTCGCGCCCTTGCAGAAGAGGTTGCAAACCGTGCAAGTCAGTGGCGCGAGTATTTGGAAGAGGATCGTAAACTTTCTTCGGAATTCGCGGAGCTGGCGCAAAAATTAAAAACCCGTATTACGGAATTACGTAAGGACGGGAAGGCGAAACCGGCAGCCGATTCGGAATTTCGAACTCTAACGGCTAATTACCGAAAGCTTTTGAAAAAAAGGGAAACCAAGTTGGAGGAGCTCCAACCGTACGTAACGACATTTCAGAAAGCGCAGAAGCGATGGAGAGAAGAGAAGAAATCCCTGGAAGAGAAGGCCGCCGCAACTTCAAAAGAAATCCTAGAGTGGGAAAAGAAGCTGAAACTTCCTTTAAAGCAGGGAGATATTAAAGAATCACCGGAAGAAATTCAGGAAAACGTACGACAATTGGAGGCGCAGGCCGAGGAGGTTAGAGATTCCCTAATTCGTCTGGAATCGAGTAAGGACGATTGGAGTCTTGCCGAAGATCATCGTTCGGAAGACGCTTTTTACGGATTGCGGGAAGCGGCTCTGGATGATTTTACGTTTCTTCCCTTTAAAGCCGGGTCCGCCGCTATCCGGCGATATTATAAGGATCCGGAAGAACGCAAGAATGTCCGTGCAAAATGGAAACTGTTGCGGGAATGGATTTTGGCAGGAAGTTCGGAGACGGAATTACCGAATGCCTCCAGAAACAAAGCTTCCGTAGCCGATTCCGGAATTTTAATAAGGAGTCGAAGCGAAGCGGAGGAGGTCATGTGGGCCTTGGATTCCTCTCCTCTAGTCGCCTCCAAGGAAAGCGCAGGAAAAGGGGTCGTCTATGACTTATTAAGAAAGAATTTATTAGGATATAATCTAATTTTAATAGATAGGACTGAAGGAGCTAGACAGATTAGGGATAATCGGGACGAGCTTATCCGATATACGGCGATCATCGGAGCGATCGCCATTTTATTGGCGTATGGACTTGCGTGGTTCGTAGTCAGACGTATTCGGATCATTAGTCGAAAAGCGGAGGAAATCGGCGAAGGAAATTTAAAAGTCGAATTTCCACCGGCCGGATATGATGAAATCGGAATATTAAGCGAATCGCTCAACGATATGGTTCACGGTCTGGAAGAGCGAGAGGAAATGAGAGGCGAACTTCTCGCCGGGGAAGAAATCCAGAAACGCCTTTTGCCCGAGAAATTGCCGACTAGTTTGAACGACTTCGTGGAATTCGGAGCCTTCTATAAGGCGATGGCCGGTGTCGGTGGAGATTATTACGATTTTATCGAGCTTGGTCAGAATAAAATAGCGTTTTGTATCGGCGACGTTTCGAATCATGGAGTCGGTCCGGCGATCGTTATGGCTCTCTTTAGGGCGCAAATTCGTTCGATTCTCCGACGCGGCGAGCGCGATTTAAAGAAAATACTTCTTGAAATGAACTCTCAGTTGTATGACGACACTCCGGATCATATTTTCGTTACCTTCTTTTTGGGTTTTTTCGATTCGACGTCTTCTAAGGTGGAATATATATCCGCCGGCCATGTTAAACCGTTATTTTATGACGCGTCCGAAAAAAAACTCCACGAACTTCCGGCAGGCGGATTGCCGATCGGCATGGATGAGAATTCATTCTTTGAAACTACGATCGAGAGGAGAGTTTTGACGTTGGATTCGGGAGATATATTCTTCGAATATACCGACGGCTTGGATGAGGCTAGAAATCCGGAAGGTTCTATGTATGGACGGGAACGTTTAGCAAAATTGTTATTTACAAACGGAGAAAAAAGACCGGCAGAATTGATCAAAGTCGTCGTCGGAGATTTGGAAGTCCATACGAAACAGGAATTAGGAAAACCGGGAATTTCGCAACTTTCGGACGACATTGCGATGATTGCCGTCCGAAAGCGTTAG
- a CDS encoding STAS domain-containing protein: protein MANLTFNEKLEGSRLILKVAGEIDAKTAPDLKLKLESAVGNGVKTIVCDCTALTYIASAGIGVLNSIQKFLKEKSGEIVFCSLKKEVKDTMELMYFTKKVRIFPNLEEALSIV, encoded by the coding sequence ATGGCAAATTTAACTTTTAACGAAAAACTAGAGGGAAGCCGACTCATTCTTAAAGTAGCCGGCGAAATCGACGCGAAGACCGCACCCGACCTCAAGTTGAAATTGGAATCGGCGGTTGGTAACGGAGTAAAAACCATCGTTTGCGACTGTACCGCTCTAACGTACATCGCGTCCGCAGGGATCGGTGTTTTGAATTCGATTCAGAAATTTCTAAAGGAAAAATCGGGTGAAATCGTGTTTTGTAGTCTTAAGAAAGAAGTGAAGGATACGATGGAGCTGATGTATTTTACCAAGAAAGTTAGAATATTCCCGAATTTAGAAGAAGCCCTCTCGATCGTATAA
- a CDS encoding carboxyl transferase domain-containing protein — MIPTRKPEPDSIIEGTVSLPQIEALMRELKSLNPNRSEISEPLPARQGKLRKVLVANRGEIAKRFFLALREEGIRSVAIVTDPDKGQSWYEPADEILYIGDPDRYSNIQTVIAAILLSDADAIYPGYGFLSEDFRFVETLEAASKIYKKNIIFMGPKAFVMRKVGNKLDARTLARENGIPLFDGSGPITQGELEAIKEAERIGYPVMVKLDAGGGGKGMVVAYNSEELKGAVESAERIGRQAYGNGTYFLEKFVEHPSHFEVQIFNSTAVGVRKCAVQRRNQKVVEESGETFLDDRTLLQLLSSAERIAHISGYSDGCGAGTVEFLLDGKTGNFGFLEMNTRLQVEYPVTDQSLGIDLAKWQILFFDGRESEIPFESVVRRRFSARNHSIQCRIYAEDPFQNYSPAPGRITELELPTFNGVRCDFGFRKGDKILGDYDPMIGKLIAFGTSRDEALMRMERALSELYVKGLTTNHEQLLKLLRHDSFRNGNYDNRILNENPELTEQDFTDREEGALFCCIAERNLTSERALTDAFKDGDLPRLLNSEESEYFAHKFDLRSGDRNLQFRLFQVGFNTFEALLNGKYFGRIGLTAGGNSGEEFTVEFRGRIIPVRVDRRSSFHSVRFSDKEGKLRFLRFTVRVKSSKNPKDNPGNLRSPFQGTFVKIADNPSSGKAWKEGDSVQEGDPLIVISAMKMETILKAPIGGELTYLAEHGDLSRLIRGATASGMILGKGFAEGEILAKIETRKETESSIFEENETESSLDSLWENWEKIPANSEPSNGHLLIPPISYKGAELRKLLISWVSGTFREEEFIPKIAYILSAFKIQKEPEIEVKRWETFYLDILKFHVLVRRLFSSDPGTKFSHFGEIHRLLSQWETEGYNPSKSTRKLLSGAFHSYGIQNWSPVRRTKEQKEAFLYLVRAYANLREGKEIFVKILEKFSVFAPSTRSVELALHAVIYLEEREKEPTLEKTARRILALRGNRPQKFRGGNTTISRRHVFDYIRFLKNPWSLVSEESGEKLEIHFKQSFKTPLPLLPTDLSPHLAERFTRKIEFWKSKGNLTRLFSPEKGQYLYLIDYGREKEYILFSAITPDPRLDLFRSALETAAKNAACILEGAQSLNRVDLFRLEIVTTDVPVPFNLSSDEDRVLNYENIIDSANSVVRFFLHGLYSQFTLEIFDSFAGKIRTFSLFFKEGKLRMDIVHPNDPRFPYTLAPDAKDAALFRKGKWPLEHWVNETFDPNTIREISVPIADGINRVNPKTGLSEEYTPGAKIFVGKMGGKDAVFFFKDSRVAGGATGDIEGRKYIASTYYAYRSDIPLYVWNDGAGANIREGMVSLNRAAEGFFMNSLLTARVTAAEFRGAIESHKDPILREICDKMEQTYASDFRPYIASEKPKRCFLIAIGVGSSTGLDVYGSSQASLQLLLNEEESYRVLTGSAVIESVTGEKFSNYEIGGARIMGQATGTVDFVASDKLQLLWYLHRIQEVLIGKNESASQRSIGAPFSKEEWVVLDENELIRNSETNFLLNVKENYSGSGSLVSGFVRLGGGPVLTLGPRTSYGFHSLSCIIKAKESVRIAQKTGADLLLIYGSRWFRSSHWDDSDSLRPRRDFQKSLQDFQGACLHLLKHPEGIRIPELTSAGDAWLLLDDSSVSRDRAMKKELSDAKRWATFIATSEAEAYDKIRKFFSLLRSREIVSETSDIRKVELPADTSASYDMKEKVVSKILDADSFLEFYEANPGTSLITGLGRLAGKTVAIIADQPKDGGAPDAPGTEKFRVFAEFVNKHKIPLLMISDAPGFVPGTKQERLRIQQIGGESLDVNVLSQVPVVSVVLRQNYGGRQIHAFSGFLRPGIAYYAFSDAVLAVMGASSAFDLFQGAKVEALKKEGKIDEIESVRREFLESFRIKSRAAEDAKKSGVLDDTFTSIEDLRNVFLQGLAEAQLKTSEWKKKIQDHYATGNVYGSHDNTDDWKDLILP; from the coding sequence ATGATACCAACGCGAAAACCCGAACCGGATTCCATAATAGAAGGAACGGTTAGCCTACCCCAAATAGAAGCCCTTATGCGGGAGTTGAAATCCCTTAACCCGAACCGTTCCGAAATTTCGGAACCGCTTCCTGCAAGACAGGGAAAATTACGAAAAGTGTTAGTCGCCAATAGGGGCGAAATCGCAAAAAGATTTTTCTTAGCGTTAAGAGAAGAGGGAATCCGATCGGTCGCAATAGTAACCGATCCGGATAAAGGACAATCCTGGTACGAACCTGCCGACGAAATTTTATATATCGGAGATCCGGATAGATACTCGAATATACAGACCGTAATAGCCGCAATTCTGCTATCCGATGCGGATGCGATTTACCCGGGATACGGATTTCTTTCGGAAGATTTTCGTTTTGTGGAAACCTTAGAGGCGGCATCCAAAATATATAAGAAAAATATAATTTTCATGGGACCTAAAGCCTTCGTGATGCGTAAGGTCGGAAATAAACTGGATGCGAGAACTCTCGCACGGGAAAACGGAATCCCCTTATTTGACGGAAGCGGACCGATAACTCAAGGAGAACTTGAGGCAATTAAAGAAGCGGAACGAATCGGTTATCCTGTCATGGTCAAACTCGATGCCGGCGGCGGCGGGAAGGGAATGGTCGTCGCTTATAATTCCGAAGAATTGAAAGGAGCAGTTGAAAGCGCGGAGCGTATCGGTCGTCAAGCTTACGGAAATGGAACTTATTTTTTAGAGAAGTTCGTGGAGCACCCGTCGCATTTCGAAGTTCAGATCTTTAACTCTACCGCGGTCGGAGTTCGCAAATGCGCCGTTCAACGCAGAAACCAAAAAGTCGTAGAAGAAAGCGGAGAAACTTTTCTAGACGATCGGACCTTACTTCAGTTATTATCCTCTGCTGAGCGAATCGCTCATATTTCCGGCTATTCGGACGGATGCGGCGCAGGGACAGTCGAGTTTTTGTTGGACGGAAAAACCGGGAATTTCGGTTTTCTGGAAATGAATACCAGACTTCAGGTAGAATATCCCGTAACCGATCAGTCCTTAGGAATCGACCTTGCAAAATGGCAAATTCTTTTCTTTGACGGAAGAGAATCGGAAATTCCGTTCGAATCGGTCGTGAGAAGGAGATTCTCGGCAAGAAATCATTCCATACAATGCAGAATTTATGCGGAAGATCCCTTTCAAAATTATTCACCTGCCCCCGGTCGAATCACCGAACTAGAATTACCTACGTTTAACGGAGTTAGATGCGATTTCGGATTTAGAAAAGGAGATAAAATTTTAGGCGATTACGATCCGATGATCGGCAAACTTATCGCTTTTGGAACGAGCAGAGACGAAGCGTTGATGCGAATGGAGAGAGCTCTTAGCGAGCTTTACGTAAAAGGATTAACCACCAACCATGAGCAATTGCTAAAATTGCTGCGTCACGATTCTTTTCGCAACGGGAATTACGATAATCGAATTCTAAACGAAAATCCCGAACTTACCGAACAGGACTTCACCGATCGAGAAGAAGGAGCATTGTTTTGCTGCATCGCGGAAAGAAATCTTACTTCCGAAAGAGCCTTAACGGACGCCTTCAAGGACGGCGACCTTCCCAGATTACTCAATTCGGAAGAATCCGAATATTTCGCCCATAAATTCGATTTACGATCGGGTGATCGAAATCTGCAATTCAGGCTTTTTCAAGTCGGCTTTAATACTTTCGAAGCTTTGCTGAACGGAAAGTATTTTGGGCGCATCGGATTGACTGCCGGAGGAAATTCGGGAGAAGAATTTACTGTGGAATTTCGCGGTCGAATTATCCCAGTCCGCGTGGATCGTAGATCCTCGTTCCATTCGGTTCGTTTTTCCGATAAGGAAGGAAAGTTACGTTTTTTACGCTTCACCGTCCGCGTTAAGAGCAGTAAAAATCCGAAAGATAATCCGGGAAATCTACGCTCCCCTTTTCAAGGGACTTTCGTTAAAATCGCCGACAATCCGTCGTCAGGTAAAGCTTGGAAAGAAGGGGATTCCGTTCAGGAAGGTGACCCCCTTATCGTTATCTCCGCGATGAAAATGGAAACGATTCTTAAGGCTCCGATCGGAGGAGAGTTAACGTATCTTGCCGAACACGGAGACCTTTCCAGATTAATTCGAGGAGCCACCGCCTCCGGAATGATTTTGGGAAAAGGATTCGCCGAAGGAGAAATATTAGCTAAAATTGAAACGCGAAAGGAAACCGAGAGTTCGATTTTCGAAGAAAATGAAACCGAAAGCTCCCTCGATTCCCTCTGGGAGAACTGGGAAAAAATCCCCGCGAATTCGGAACCATCCAACGGACATTTACTCATTCCGCCGATTTCGTATAAAGGAGCCGAACTTAGAAAGTTATTAATATCTTGGGTTTCGGGAACCTTTAGAGAGGAAGAGTTTATTCCAAAAATTGCATATATTCTTTCCGCATTTAAAATTCAAAAAGAACCGGAAATCGAAGTCAAGCGATGGGAAACCTTTTATCTTGATATCCTAAAATTTCATGTTCTGGTTCGCCGGTTATTCTCCTCCGATCCGGGTACGAAATTTTCCCATTTCGGCGAAATACATAGACTTCTTTCTCAATGGGAGACCGAAGGATATAATCCTTCCAAATCCACTAGAAAACTACTGTCGGGAGCTTTTCATTCCTATGGAATCCAAAATTGGAGTCCGGTCCGACGAACAAAGGAACAGAAAGAGGCCTTTCTATATCTTGTTCGAGCATACGCAAATTTGCGCGAGGGGAAGGAAATCTTCGTCAAAATTCTGGAGAAATTTTCCGTATTCGCTCCGTCGACAAGGTCCGTGGAGTTGGCTCTTCATGCAGTCATTTATCTAGAAGAAAGAGAAAAGGAACCTACTCTTGAAAAGACAGCAAGACGAATTCTTGCATTGCGAGGCAATCGTCCGCAAAAATTTCGAGGCGGAAATACCACGATTTCCAGAAGGCATGTTTTCGATTATATTAGATTTTTAAAGAACCCTTGGTCTTTAGTTTCGGAAGAAAGCGGAGAAAAACTGGAAATCCATTTTAAACAATCTTTTAAAACTCCGCTTCCCTTATTACCGACGGATCTTTCCCCGCATTTAGCCGAAAGATTCACAAGGAAAATAGAGTTTTGGAAATCCAAAGGAAATCTGACCCGCCTTTTTTCCCCCGAGAAAGGCCAATACCTTTACTTGATCGATTACGGAAGAGAAAAGGAATATATTCTTTTTTCCGCAATTACTCCCGATCCGAGGTTAGACCTCTTCCGATCCGCTTTAGAGACCGCAGCCAAAAACGCGGCTTGTATTCTGGAAGGAGCGCAATCCTTGAATAGAGTCGATCTTTTCAGATTGGAAATCGTCACTACGGATGTCCCGGTCCCTTTCAACCTATCGTCCGATGAAGATCGAGTACTAAATTATGAAAATATAATAGACTCCGCAAATTCGGTAGTTCGTTTCTTTTTACACGGATTGTATAGTCAATTTACTCTGGAAATATTCGATTCTTTCGCCGGCAAAATTAGGACCTTCTCGCTCTTTTTTAAAGAAGGCAAACTTAGAATGGATATCGTTCATCCGAACGATCCTAGATTCCCTTACACTTTGGCGCCGGATGCGAAAGACGCGGCACTATTTCGTAAAGGAAAATGGCCTCTGGAACATTGGGTAAACGAAACCTTCGATCCGAATACGATACGCGAAATATCGGTCCCGATCGCCGACGGGATCAACAGGGTGAATCCTAAGACCGGCCTGTCGGAAGAATATACCCCGGGCGCAAAAATCTTCGTAGGAAAAATGGGCGGCAAAGACGCCGTATTTTTCTTTAAAGACTCAAGGGTTGCAGGTGGAGCTACCGGCGATATCGAAGGAAGAAAATATATCGCTTCGACTTACTACGCGTATCGAAGCGATATTCCATTGTATGTCTGGAACGACGGAGCCGGTGCGAATATTCGCGAGGGGATGGTTTCCTTAAATAGGGCAGCGGAAGGATTTTTTATGAATTCACTTCTTACCGCAAGGGTGACCGCCGCAGAGTTTCGAGGAGCGATCGAATCTCATAAAGATCCTATTCTACGGGAAATATGCGACAAGATGGAGCAGACGTACGCTTCGGATTTTCGGCCTTATATAGCGAGCGAAAAACCTAAACGTTGCTTTTTAATCGCGATAGGAGTCGGCTCCTCGACCGGATTAGACGTGTATGGATCTTCTCAAGCCTCTTTACAACTTCTATTAAACGAAGAGGAATCCTACCGCGTATTAACCGGATCGGCAGTTATCGAATCGGTCACGGGCGAAAAGTTCAGCAATTACGAAATCGGCGGAGCCAGAATTATGGGCCAGGCCACCGGTACCGTCGATTTTGTGGCGAGCGATAAGCTTCAGCTTCTTTGGTATTTGCATCGAATTCAGGAAGTATTAATCGGTAAAAATGAGTCCGCTTCGCAACGATCGATCGGGGCACCATTTTCCAAAGAAGAATGGGTCGTTCTAGATGAGAACGAATTAATTAGAAATTCCGAAACTAATTTCCTCTTAAACGTAAAAGAGAATTACTCCGGATCGGGATCGCTTGTTTCCGGGTTTGTCCGATTAGGGGGCGGCCCGGTTCTTACTCTCGGTCCGCGAACTAGCTACGGATTTCATTCCCTCTCTTGCATAATAAAAGCCAAAGAATCGGTTCGAATCGCGCAAAAGACCGGCGCGGATCTTTTACTAATTTACGGTAGTCGATGGTTTCGAAGCTCTCATTGGGACGATTCGGATTCGTTACGGCCAAGGCGAGATTTTCAAAAATCGCTTCAAGACTTTCAAGGAGCTTGCCTACACTTGCTGAAACATCCGGAAGGAATCCGAATACCGGAACTCACCTCGGCGGGAGATGCGTGGCTATTATTGGACGACTCTTCCGTTTCCAGGGATAGAGCGATGAAGAAAGAACTATCCGATGCAAAACGATGGGCGACTTTCATCGCGACCTCCGAAGCCGAAGCATATGATAAGATTAGAAAATTCTTTTCTTTATTACGATCCAGAGAGATTGTTTCGGAAACTTCCGACATTAGAAAGGTTGAATTGCCTGCGGATACTTCCGCATCCTACGATATGAAGGAGAAAGTCGTCTCCAAAATTTTGGACGCGGATTCTTTCCTTGAGTTCTATGAGGCGAATCCCGGTACAAGTTTAATAACCGGGCTAGGCAGACTTGCCGGAAAGACCGTCGCAATCATTGCCGACCAGCCGAAAGACGGAGGCGCGCCGGATGCTCCTGGAACGGAAAAGTTCCGAGTATTTGCAGAATTCGTAAACAAGCATAAGATTCCGTTGCTGATGATTTCGGATGCACCGGGTTTCGTTCCCGGAACAAAACAGGAACGATTAAGAATACAACAAATCGGCGGGGAATCTTTAGACGTGAACGTACTTTCGCAGGTACCGGTCGTGTCGGTCGTTCTCAGACAAAACTACGGAGGAAGACAGATCCACGCGTTCAGCGGGTTTCTTAGACCTGGAATCGCCTATTACGCTTTTTCCGATGCGGTTTTAGCGGTCATGGGAGCCTCGTCCGCCTTCGATTTATTCCAGGGAGCCAAAGTCGAAGCGCTGAAAAAAGAAGGAAAAATCGACGAGATAGAATCGGTCCGTCGCGAATTTCTGGAATCCTTTAGAATAAAATCTAGAGCGGCCGAAGACGCAAAAAAATCGGGAGTCTTGGACGATACGTTCACTTCTATCGAAGATCTTAGAAACGTTTTCCTGCAAGGATTAGCGGAAGCTCAGCTAAAGACCAGTGAGTGGAAAAAGAAAATCCAAGACCACTACGCGACCGGAAATGTCTACGGTTCCCACGACAATACGGACGATTGGAAGGATTTGATACTTCCGTAA
- a CDS encoding MgtC/SapB family protein, whose product MQDFFNLLDSKQIDAFTVTVRIFLIILFAGLIGWNREQKNHGAGFRTHILIGLGSTILMLLSIFVPTYYTGGMADPTRIAAQVVSGVGFLCAGAIIKSGMNIKGLNTAASIWVVSSIGLLVGAGLYFASLLTTGVTLMILVVFDLVESKYFGKYEYKVLILDLKQKKFHRKGFRDLLAKNNLKLVSESFMQDFLSKSAQIKLTIAVPRGFDVLNIVDDVKGLADVTKISIESA is encoded by the coding sequence ATGCAGGATTTTTTCAACTTACTCGATTCGAAGCAGATCGACGCGTTTACCGTCACGGTGAGAATTTTCTTGATTATTCTTTTTGCCGGTCTTATCGGCTGGAACCGGGAACAAAAAAATCATGGGGCAGGGTTTAGGACTCACATTTTGATCGGACTAGGATCGACGATCTTGATGCTCTTGTCGATTTTCGTCCCGACATACTATACCGGAGGAATGGCGGATCCGACTCGTATCGCCGCACAGGTCGTTTCGGGAGTCGGTTTTCTTTGCGCGGGTGCGATCATCAAATCCGGGATGAATATCAAGGGATTGAATACTGCAGCCTCTATCTGGGTCGTTTCTTCGATCGGGCTTTTAGTGGGGGCGGGTTTATATTTTGCCTCCCTCTTGACGACCGGAGTCACACTGATGATACTCGTAGTATTCGATTTGGTCGAATCGAAGTACTTCGGTAAATACGAATATAAAGTTTTGATTTTGGACTTAAAACAAAAGAAGTTTCATCGAAAAGGGTTTCGCGATCTGCTGGCGAAAAATAATCTTAAATTGGTTTCGGAATCCTTTATGCAGGATTTCCTTTCTAAGAGCGCACAGATCAAACTTACCATCGCCGTGCCGCGCGGTTTTGACGTTTTGAATATCGTAGACGACGTAAAAGGACTCGCGGACGTCACCAAGATCAGCATAGAATCCGCTTGA